The stretch of DNA GATGCCCTCCGCCGTCATACCGGGATGGCCCATGATGACATCACGGCGCTTAGTTCCGAATTGTGGGAGGTGCCCGTGTTCGAGCGCCGGCTCGCGGCGATTGTCCTGTTGCAGTCCAGGCTCACGGTGCTGGGCAACCTGGATCTGACCCGGATCGAGGGCTTCGTCAGAAGCGCCCGACTGCGCGGGCTGGTGGATCCGCTCGCCGTCGACGTGATCGGTCCCCTGGTCGAGGGACTGGATGTGCTGGGCAGGGTGCGCGCCGACAGTGTGCTGGACCGGTGGGTGCGGGAGCCCGACGCCTGGTTGCGCCGTGCCGCGCTGCTCTCCCCGCTACGGGCACTGGGGGCGGGAGCGGGGGATTGGGACGGCTTCGTCCGGCATGCCAGGGCCGTACTCGCGGATCCGCCGGGACAGGGACCCGATGGCCCGGTGGTCCGGGAAGCGATCTCGCGGGTGCTAGCTGAGCTGGCGAGGACGCGGCCCGAACTTAGGTTCGCGTCCGCTGACGTCTGACGCCGATGTGTGCCCCACGGGAGCACGACGCAAAGTTCAGGGTTTACCGCTACCGGCGGCCACCGGCTGCGCGAATGACTTCGCTGCACGGGATCCTGCCATGGCGCTCGCGGCAATCGTGATGAGAGCTCCCAGCAGCAGGGCGGCGTTCTCTCCGGGGAGCAGGACGTGCAGCTGGGTGCCAATGCTTGCCGCTGCGACCGGTACGCCAAGCTGCGCAGCCGAGAGGACTCCCAGCGGCAGCGGGAGCCCAAACGCCCTTAGTCCGGAGTGGATCAGGACCGTGCCAAGTCCCAGGGACAGGCCCAACACGATCATGTCCGGGTGGCCGGCCAGGTCGCGCAGGTTCAGGGAGGCGCCCAGCCAGACAAGGAAGATCGGTCCCAGGAAACCATCGCTGACGGCGAAAAGCTGGCGGGCCAGCCGTCTCGGTTCGCCGACCGCGGCCACCACCAGCCCGAACGAGAATCCAGCCAGCATCACTGAGACATGGCCGAAATTGGCCACCCCGGCCAGCGCGAACAGCAGAACCAGCTGGATCCGCAACTCCAGGGCAAACTTGCGGTTTTCCGAGAGCCGATGCATGCGCCGGCGGGCGCCGCTGCGCTCCAGCGAGCGAAGGACGAAAAAGATCGCAATGGCGCACGCACCCACCGCGAGCGCCCCGAGTGCGGCGCGGCCCGCGTTCGGCGGATCCAGGGCCAGCGGCAGCGCGACTATGCAGGCGACATCGGCGATGGCCACCTGCGCGGTCATGGCCACCACCTTCGGGCCGCCCAGGCGCAGGGAATCGACAATCGGCAGGACCATGGCCGCGGACGAGGACGCGAGCAGCACCACATACAAAGGGGCGTGCCCGGTCCCGAAGGCCAGGCCCATCCCGGTTCCAACGACGGCGGCGGCGAACCCGGCGGCGGCGGCCTGGCCGAAGCCCTTCCCGAGTGCGGAGCGGATCTGCGGATCCCGGACCGGCACATGGGTTCCGGCGACGAACATCATCAGGGCAAAGCCAATGTTTGCCAGCAGACTGAAGGTGGGATCGCCGGCGTCGACCAGCGAAAGCCCCGTCCGTCCGATCACGATGCCTGCCAGCAACTCACCCAGGACCACCGGAAGTCTCCAGCGCACCGGCAGCGCCAGCAGGGGTCCCGCGAGGGCGACGACGGCGATCAGCGCCAGGGACAGGAACGTCACCGCACGCCCGGCCCGGCAGCACCCCGGGTTCCCATATCTGCCAGTTTCACCGGAATGGGCGTGTTCTCGTCTGTCAGGTAGGAAGCGCAGACCCGGTGGTACCCGTCGGCGATCTGGGCCGGGATGCCGGCTTGGAGAATTCCGCGGACCAGCAGTACCGGCGAAAGCTTCCTGCCGGCGGCGATCTTGGCCAGATCCGCGGCGACGTGCGGGTTGTCCGGCCTCAGGAGCGGCAGCCCCGAGGCGCGCAGGATGTCTTTCGCGAGCTGATGCGTCACCGGGGCATTGCGCAGTGACTGCACGATCGCGGCGGCACCGGCACCATCGGTCAGGAGTGCGAGGTAGCTCTCCGCAGCCGGGTAGTCATGTTCCTCCGGCTCGGGGAGCCAGATCACTGATGCCGTGTCATCGCTTCTCTTGGAGTCTTTGGCCATGGACTGAGCCTAGTGCGGTCACCCGGCAAACGCTTTCTTTCCGCGGCTCCGTAAATCATGGGCCTAGTCTTGGGGCCGGCGCTCCACCACCGCGTAGGCCTTGCCGTCCAGGAACTCCCAGTCGGTGACCACCATGAACCCGAGGGCGTCCACCCTGTCATTGAGGACGTGGGCGTCAAAGCCGCCATCCCGGGGTTCGGCATCCCAGGTCAGGACATGGACTTCTTTCCCCTCCAGGATCAACAGCTCGGTGTTGACGTCGAAGTCGTCCTGCGGCTGATCACTCAGTTGGCAGATGGCGACACAGTGGCTGGTCATTTCGGGCCTCCGCTTCGGGATCGCTGATGGCATCATCCTATGCCCGGGCCCCCGGCGGCCCACGGAATCGGGCCCGATTCCCCCGGGATCCCCATGGATTCCACCCCATGGCCGTTACCTTAATGTGACATTTGGCCGCTGCGCCCGTACGGTTGTTAAGTGCCTGTTGTCTCCGATACGGGCACTCCCCAGCCGATTGCCTAACTCTGCCGCGGCCTCGGGGCATCTCGCAGCAAACGTCCGGCAGAGACGGGGAAACCACTTTTGACCTGCTGTCATACAGGTCTTGGGGTGAAGCCGCACAGCCTGCAGCCGCGGGCCTGAGTGCGGCCGGGTGCCTCCCATCCGAATCCGACAGCTCACCTCGCAGGCATTGGGAGAGGCTACAGCCATGTCTTCAGACACCGTCAATTCGCACAGCAGCACTGCCACGCACACCACGCGGCGCTCGGCACGTTCATCCGCAATCACCGGCAAGGCAGGCACCATCGGCCGCCACGCCGCCGTCATCGCCGCAGCCTCCGGCCTGGTCCTCAGCGGGGCCATGGCCGCCAACGCCGCAGAAGCACCCGCGGAACGCAACTCCGTGCCGGCGTCGTCCGTTGACGTCAAGGGCCAGGTCGGCGCGCCGCTCATCGCGGACTCAAGCGTCCGGATCAGCTTCGAACGCCCGGCCGTCAGCTCGACGGCGGCTCCGGTGATCGCACAGCCCGCCCCCGCCGCGGCAGCTGCCCCCGCCGCCGCGGCGCAGGCACCCACGGCTCCGAAGGCCACGGTGCAGGTCAAGGCAGCCCCGGCGGCCGCCGCCGCTCCGGCAGCCGGCGGCCTCAACGCCGCCATGCTCGCCGCCGCCTACGGCCAGCTGGGCATCACGCAGGACTGCACTGCCATGGTCGAGAAAGCCCTCGGCGCCGCCGGCAAGCCGGTCGGGGACCTTGGCCCCATGCAGTTCCTGAACTACGGCACCGTCGTGGCAACGCCCGAGCCGGGCGACATGGTGGTCCAGTCCGGCCACGTGGGCATCTACGCCGGCAACGGCCAGGTCATCAGCGGCGGTATGAACGGCGTAAACTCCACCATCGTCCACCCGCTGTCCTGGCTGACGGCCACCGGCGGCGTGACCTTCGTCCGTGCCTAAGCCTACGCACGGCTGACACGTTGACTGAACGGCGTGTGGAGGGGCCGGTGATCAGCTGCCTTGGGGGCGGCTGATCACCGGCCTTTTCGTGTGGACCGGGCAAGCTCCGCACCCGAAGCCACTCTGCCCCTGAAGCCCCTGAAGCCCCGCTCTTAGCGCCCCGCGAGCGGAAGCGTGAGCTTCATGGTTGTACCCTGCGGCCCGGTCCGGGCCACCTCGACGGTGCCGCCGGCGGCCGTGGCGATCTCGCGGACCAGCGCCAGTCCGATGCCGAAGCTTCGCTGCCCGCGGGTTCCATCCGGGCTGGGGGTCCGGACGAAGCGGTCAAAGATCCGGGCCTGGTCCACGCCCGTGATTCCGGGCCCGGTGTCCGCCACGCTGATAACCGCATGGTTCCGCTCCACCCCGGTGCTGATAGTGACGCTCCCGCCGGACGGCGTGTGGGCCAGGGCATTGTCCGCCAGGGCGAGCACAGCCCGCCGCAGCGAGTTCCGGTCGATCCGGGCCAGCGGCCGGCCGCCGTCGGAGAAGGCGAGACGGATGTCATGCCGTGACGACAGTTCCTGCAGGCTCTCGGTGACGGACCCGGCGACGTCGGCCAGCTCCACCGGTTCCGTGGAACGGTCCGGCGCGGCGCCGGTCGCGGCCAGCAGAAGTTCGTTGACGATCCCGGTCAGGGTGGCCGCATCTTCCCGGATCCTGCCCAGGGCCTGGCCCGGTTTGGAGTCCGGCACGGCGTCGCGCTGGGCGAGCTGAATGCGCGCGTCCAAGATGGCCAGGGGCGTGCGCAGTTCATGGCTGGCGTCCTGGACGAACCGCCGCTGCAGGGCCAGTGCTTCCCCCAGCGGCCGGATGGCGCTGCGCGCACTGAGCCACCCGACGACGCCGGCCAGCACAATGCCCGCCACCCCGGCGATGATCATCGCCTCAATCAGGTCCTTGGAATCGAGATAGGTGTAAGCCTTCCCGGCCGCCGCGGAGCCGGGCAGATCCGGGTGCGCCAGCTTGTTCATCAGATAGACGGTCGCCGCGGCGAGGAGGCAAAGGACCAGCACCGCACAGGCGGCGCTGATCCGCAAAGCGACCTTGAGCGAGGCCCGGCGGAGGGTGTCCTGGTCCGGTTCGCCGGCCAACGGAGGCCTGCTATTCATGGGCGTCGCCGATCTGGTAGCCGACGCCGTGGACCGTGCGGACCACGGCCTTGGAAATCTTCCTTCGGAGGTGGTGGACGTAGGTGTCGATCACGCCGGGCTGGTCGGCGGCCTGGAAATGTTTGTTGAGCAATTCTTCCCGGGTGAAAACCCGGCCGGGTTCGGCGGCCAGGGCTCCCAGCAGCTCGGCTTCCTTTGCGGTGAGGGAGACCAGCGGCCCGTAGACCGAGCGCACAGAGCGCGACGCCGGATCGAGTTCCCAGTCGCCGATGCTCACGGGCGCGGCGGCCGGCGTGTAGCTGCGCGTCAGGGCGCGCAGGCGTGCCGCGAGCTCGTCGGCGTCGAACGGTTTACTCATGTAGTCATTGGCGCCCGCGTCCAGGCCCCTGACCTTTTCATCCGTAGCGCCGAGGGCCGTGAGGATCAGGATCGGCGTCGAAACCCCCTTGGACCTCAGCGCGTTGATCAGGGCGATGCCGTCCATCAGGGGCAAGCCGCGGTCGACCACCATAACATCCCAGACCTGGGTCAGCGCCAGGTGCAGTCCGTCCTGGCCGTTGGTGGCCAGCCGGATCAGGTAGTCCGGTTCCAGCAGTTCGGCGATGAGCGGTCCCAGGACGACGTCGTCCTCCACCAGCAGCAGGGACGGCCGGCCGTCAGCGGTTGTCATGTCAGTTATTCTCCCGCGCCATACCTTCCGCCGGCAGTCCGCCCGCCGTGTCGTCACCACGGTCAGCCGCGGGTCCGGCCGCGGGGCCGCGGTTCTGGCGGCGGCGTTTGAGGAGCTGGACGCCCCACGGCAGGACGGAGACGAGGACCATGACCACGGCGATGACGTCGATGTTCTTGGCGATGACCTCATAGTGTCCCAGCCATGTCCCGAGCAGGGTCACGGATGAGCCCCAGGCCAGCGCCCCGGTGATGTTCCAGAGCGTGAAGGATTTGTACCCGTAGCGGGCGATGCCGGCGCTCAGGGGTGCGAACGTCCGGACCATGGGCACAAAACGTGCCAGCACGACGGCGGCCCCGCCGTGGCGGCGGAAGAAGTCCTCGGTGGTGGTCAGGTGCGCTGTCTTCAGGATCCGCGCGTCGTCCTTGAACCATCGGCGGCCGTACGTCCGTCCGATCATGTAACCGACCTGGTCGCCGGCCACGGCAGCGGCGGTGACGACGCCGATCAGCACCGGCAGCGTCAGTTGCAGCTGCTGATGCAGGAGGCCTGCGGTGAAGAGCAGTGAATCCCCGGGCAGGAAGGGGAAGAGGACGCCGGATTCGATGAACACCATAAGTGAGATGACGCCGAGCGCCGCCGGGCCGAGACCCTCGAGCAGGCTCGCCGGGTCAAGGAGCGAGGGGGTTCCGGCCGCGGCCGAGAGGACCGGGCCAAGCCCTGAAGCGTAAATGCCGTGCATGGTCACTTCCTTAGGGACGGGGTGATCGGGAAGGCTGCGTGGACCGAACGGATGCTGCGGCCGGCAGGCGGTCCAGGATACGCGGAGCGAACCGGTTCCACAGCCCGGCCAGCAGCACAACCGCTGCGCTCGCCGCGAGGAACGAGGCTGCCACGTCGGTGGGGTAATGGACCCCGATATACAGCCGCGACCAGGCGACCACGAGGGCCAGCACCGCCGCGGCGACGGCTGTCACCTTGGCCCAGCGGGTTCCGCGGGCCAGGAAGTACAGCGCGAATCCCAGCGCGACCGCGAAGGAAACGTGCCCGCTGGGGAAGCTGTTGGAGCCCGTTTCCGGGGCGAGCGGATCGAACAGCAGGGCCGGGTTGGGCCGCTGGCGGGCGATGATGAGCTTGAAGAACTCACTGGCCACCCAGCCGGAGCAGGCGACGAGGCCGAACGCGACGGCCTTCACCAGGGAGCGGCGGACCACCCAGAGATAGAGCGCGACGGCGGCAACGAGGACGACGCCGGCCGCCGGGCCGAACACGACGTTCAGGGCCATCGCCACGGCGGTCAGCAGCGCGGCATGGTGCTGGCTGAGATCCTGGTCCACGCCCAGCTCGGCCACGCTGCCACCGGGGACCAGCTTGGCCGTCAGGCCCAGCGCAAGGACCGCCGCGGACAGCAGAATACCCAGCAGCAGCCAGTGACGGGCCTGCGGGATGGCCCGGAACTGCGGGCCGGCAGCCGGGCGTGCGCCGGCGGGGTCATGGGGTACTGCAACGCGGTCAACAGGGGCGGGTCCAGGCATGGAGTCCTCCGGGTCGGGGCAAGGGCGCTGTCCGGCGCCTGCTTCAACCCTCCCGTGCGGCCTTTAAGAAAGGCTTAAGAAGTTCCCTGTCCGTCCTCGCGGGCACACCGCAGCACGACTCCGTTTCCGACCGCGCGCGTCTCTTCCAGGCTGAGGTTCTCCATGGCGTCGAGGGGCTGGAACTCCGCCTCTTGAAATAGGGGCTTGCCGCGCCCGATCAGTACAGGATGGACATAGACCCGGTATTCGTCGACCAGCCCGAGCCGCCGGAACTCCGCGGCGAGATCGGCGCCGCCAAGGCATAGGTCACCGCCAGGCTGTTCCTTGAGCCACATGAGCTCCTCGACGAGGACGCCGCGCGCCACCGTGGTATTCCAGCCCGCGCTTTCCAGCGTCCGCGAATAGACGATCTTGGGCATGTCCCGCCAGATGCCGGCGAATTCGATCATCGTGGCGGGGCTCGCAGGGTCGCTGTCCGCCGTTTTGGTGGCGCGTCCGCGGGTGGTCACCTTCCGGAAGCCGCCGACGCCGGGCGGCAGGATCCTGCCGGGTCGGGCCTTGGCCGGCCCCGCTTCCCCTGGAACATCCTATTCCGGCAATATCTTGCCGAATCCGGAGATCTGCGGCACGATGGAAGGGTGGAAGCGTCTGAACCGGCAAGATCCTGCCGGATGGACCGTTGAGTCAGGGCACTGGAAACGGAGGGACCCCATGCGCGACGTGGCCAGCATCGCGGCCGGCATCCGCAGCGCGCGCAAGGACGCCGGGATCACGCAGGAAGACCTGGCGCACCTGGCCGGGACCTCGGTGCGTACCGTCCGGGCGATCGAGACGGCCACGGGGAACCCCTCGCTGCAGGCTGTGGTAGCCGTGAGCAACGTTCTCGGCCTGCAGCTCATGGTGCGCTGATGCCCGCGGACCTGCAGGAGCTGAAATTTGTCAGGGCGGCCGACGTCTACAAGAACGGGATCCTGGCAGGGCACCTGATGCGGACCGGCTACGGGGGAGTGAGGTTCGCCTACCTCGCCCGGTACCTGGCCGGCGGCCTCCCCCCGGTGGCCGTCTCCCTCCCGTTGTCTGAGGCTGCTGTCGAGACCCCGGCCGGGGCCCTGCCGGCCTTCTTTGCCGGACTCCTGCCCGAAGGGCACCGGCTCACGGTCCTGAAGAATGCGACCAAAACGAGCTTTGACGACGAACTGACCCTGCTGCTCGCCGTCGGGGCCGACGTGCCCGGCGACGTCCAGGTGGTTCCTGCCGGCGAGCCCCCGGTGGAACCGCCCACCCTGGCCGATACCTCGCGGCCGGAAGAGCTGGACTTCTCCGCCCTCGCCAACACGGTGGACCTCCACGGGCTGCCCGGGGTCCAGCGCAAGACGAGTGCCTCCATGCTGACGACGCCGCTGGCCCTGCGGGGGCACCGTTACCTGCTCAAACTGGATCCCCCGGAACATCCGCACCTGGTGGAGAACGAGGCGGCGCACCTGCGCGGGGCGAAGGCCCTGAAGATCCCGGTGGCCAAGGGCTCGGTCATTACCGACAGGAACGGACTGAGGGGACTGCTCGTGGAGCGGTTTGACCGGGTCAAGGGCCCTGCGGGCCCGTGGGTCCGGCTGCCGCTGGAAGACGGAACTCAGGTGCTGGGCCTGCCCCCGGCCTCAAAATACGCCGTCAGCTCCGAGGAGGTGGCCACGGCGCTCGCCGGACGGTGTACGGCACCGGTGGTCGCCAGCCGCAACCTCTACCTCCAGTTCCTCTTCGCCTGGCTGACCGGCAACGGCGACCTGCATGCCAAGAATGTCGCCATCCTGGGCAGCGGGCGCGGGTTCACGATGGCTCCTGTGTTCGACGTGCCGTGCACCCTGCTGTACGGGGATGAAACCCTGGCGCTGCCCGTCTCCGGGAAGACGAGGAACCTCCGGGCCAGGCACTGGACGGAGTTTGCCGGTGCCCTCGGGCTGCCGGCCCGGGCTGCCGCCTCGGCGAACAGCACGGCCCTGGCCGCGGCCGCCGCCATCCGGCTGGAGGAACTGCCGTTCGCCGGGTCGCCGCTGCGCGGGGCCCAGCGGGAACTGGGCTTCCGGCGTCGGGAACTGGCCTCCTGACCCAGGGTTTCCCAAGCGAATGGCCGTTCCCCCGCGGGCCGGACAAACGTACCCTGTAGAAGGGAGGTGAATTCCATGAAAGCTGCACCAGGGGACCGGATCATCATCCGGGGCCACACAGTCGAGTCCGCGGACCGGCACGGCCTGATCCTTGAGGTCAGGGGCGCCGACGGTGCGCCGCCGTACCAGGTGAGGTTTGACGACGGTCACGAGACCATCCTGATTCCCGGCGGCGATTTCGTCGTCGAACGGAGCGAACGGAGCGAAGCGAAGGAGGCCGGCTGAGCTAGAAGCCCGATGAGCTCCCGGAACCCGAAAAGCTGCCGCCGCTGCTCCCGTAGCCGGTGGTGGTACCCCCGCCGCGGGCGCTGCTGACGCTGCTTACCCCGGTGTTGAAACCCGAGTTGAAGGTGGGGACGGAGAAGAAGTAGTAGGACGGGTAGACCGTGCCGAGGATGCTTGGCTCGTAGGCGCGGCCGTACTTGGCCTTGGAACCTGCCTGCGCGCTCTCCATTTCCTTGCGCATCATCTTGGCTTCCTTCTCATTCCTGGCGAAGCCCTCGATGACGGTGTCCGCATGGTTCTTCAACAGCTCGGAGAGCTGTGTCCGGGCGTCCCGGAGCCGGTCCAGCGCCGTCTCCGGGCTGATGGCGCTGTCGGCGAGCTCGGAGGTCCAGCGTTCCATCTCGCGCTGGCTTTGCTCGCGGAAGGACCGGAGCGCCGCCGCCGTCACCGAATCGCCCGCACCGTGGCGCCTGCTGAGCAGCTGCTCCAGCCCGGCCAGGTCGGCACGGAACGGGGCCAGCTGCCGGTCCCAGGCGGCGGCCCAGGAAGACCCCCGGTTGAGCAGGGCGTTGGTGTCCGCGATGACGTCGTCCAGCGCGTCCAGCTCGGCCGAGGCATCGGCGTACTTCCGGACGAGTCTCAGGTTCGGCCGCCGGCTCAGGTCCCGGGACGAGAGGGCATGGACCTGCTGGGACAGCCCGGTGGCGGTGTTGTACCGGGTCAGGAAGGTGCGGTGCTTCTCCAGGACGGAGCCGCCGTAACGGGAGGACTCGGGAATGGTGTTGGCGTTGAGCTCGGTGACCTGGAGGTCCATGCTCACGTTGGCGTAGCTTGCGTCGCCACGCGCCAGTTCCTTGCGGCTGCCGATCCTGGTCCGCCAGCGTACGATCAGCCAGCCGGCGGCACCGGCGGCGGCTGCCGACACCGTGGTCCAGGCCGTGATGAGGAAGGCAGCAGACCGGTACCACGGCTGGTTGATCAGCTCGGCGCCGCGTTTGATTCCGGCAATCGTGCCCTCGGTCCACTGGGCGTCACGGAACAGGTCCTTGGACGCGTTCTGGATGTCATCGCGCTGCCCGAGGGACACCTTACGGTCTTCCCCCATGTAGGTCCCCACATGCCGGCCCACCGGGTCCAGCGCGAAGATGAAGAGCCCGTCAGCCCATTTCTGCCCGTCAGCGCTGATCCAGTCCGGGTGCTCGGCACGGGCGAAGCGCAGGATTTCCTCGTTCAGGTTGTCCGCCGCCGTGCCGTTGTACGTGTACACGGCGACCTTGGTGGGCTGGTAGAAGTCGACGGCGCGCAGTGCCGGCAGGAGCGTGTTTTGGTCCAGCACCCCGGCCCGGTCCGCCACGACGACGTCGACCGGCCTGACGGCCAGCGCCGCCGGCCCTGCCCCCACCAGCCCGACCATGACCAGAACCACGACGCCGAGGATTTTCCCCATGATTCCCATTTCCCGAGCGTAGTGCCTGCTTCCAACGTCGTCGACGGGATCCCGGGCGGAAAGGGGGCTAAAGACACCATGACCGCGGGCCGGCGCCCGCCCATACTTACGGCATGAGCCAAGAGCCCGATGACCCCGCAGAGCCGACACGCGGCGGCGCACCGGACGTTCCGCCCCCGGGTGCGGGGCGGGACCGGCCGGACCGTGTGCTGTTCGGCATCGTGGCGGCGATCGCGGTCCTGGTGGTCGTAGCCCTTGGTGTGGTGTTCCTGCGCGGGGAGCCGCAGCTGCTGGATGAGTCCACCCCGGCGGGCGTCGTGCAGCGCTACAGCAAGGCGGTCATCGACTCCGATACCGCGGCCGCGGACGCGTACCTGACCGACAACGCCCGTTCGCGCTGCGCCAACTATTACGGCGGCGCGCAGGCCAGCCGGGTCGTCCTCATCTCCACGACAGAACGGGGAGGGACCGCCACGGTGAAGGTCTCGATAGTCCACTCCGCCGAGGCCGGCCCGTTCGGCCCGTCCGAATATGCGGAGGAAGGCGTCCTGGGCCTGGTGAAGGCGGGCGGCAAATGGATGATCAACGAACTGCCCTACAGCCTGCAGACGTGTGCCGGCGGGATGCTGAAAAAGTGAGTACCGCCAGGACCCACACCGGCCAGGCACCGGGATCTGCCCAGGCAAAGGTCCGCCGCCTCGTCGTGTTCGTTTTGTTGTTCGCCCTCGTCCTGATCGCCGCCAACGGGCTCAGCGGCCTGCTGGAGCGGCTCTTGCGCTCCGGCCAGGTGCTGGCCGGTGAAGGCGTTGCGGGGCTGGCGCTCTCGCTCGCCTTCACCCTGATCGGCGGCCCGCTCGCCGCGCTGCTCTGGTGGCTCGTCTGGCGGCGGCTGGATGAGGAAGCGGAGCGGGGCGCCACCTCGTGGGGACTCTACATCGCGGTCGTCTACACGTATGCACTCATTATGTCCATCACGGCGCTCTTGGCCATGGCCGCGTCCTTCGTCGGCGGAAAGGACCCGGAGTGGCGTTCACCGCTGTCCGTCGGGCTGGTCTGGTTGCTCGTCTGGGTCTGGCACCGCTGGATGTGGCGGCACGCCCGCGGCCCTATCGCGCTCGCGACTGTGCCGGCCGTCATCGGGACCTTCTTCGGGCTGGGCCTCGGCGTCGGCGCCTCGGTTGCGGGTCTGGGGAGCCTGCTCGACGTCGCTATCCGCGGGTCGATGGACCTCGCCTCGACAGTTGACCCGTGGTGGGATTCGACCCTCCGCGAGCTGATCTGGGCGGCCGGGGGAGCCCTGGTCTGGTGGTGGCACTGGTTCCGCGGCGGTGCGCGCCGGCTCATGGGCGGGTTCGCCGATGTGGGGCTGGTCGTCGTCGGCGTGTTGGCGGCGGGCCTGCTCGCCCTGGGCGGGGCCGGAACGGTTCTCTTCGTGCTGCTGCGGCTGGCGTTTGACCGGCAGGACTCCCTGACTGAGCTGCTCGCACCCCTCGGTGTTGCCCTCGCCGCTGCCGCCGTTGGCGCGCTGGTCTGGCGTTATCACCGCACCGCGGCGGTGGGCCGGTCCGAACGGACCCGGCAGGCAGGCATGCTCGTGACGTCGGGCGTGGCCCTGGCAGCAGCGGCCAGCGGCGTCGGCGTGATCCTGAACGCCGCCCTGTCCATGGCGGTGTCGCCGCTGGCGGGCGGGAGCGCCCGGACGTTGCTGCTGGGCGGCATCAGCTCCCTCGTCGTTGGCGGCTGCGTCTGGTGGCTGGCATGGAAGCCCGGCAGGCAACACCGGATGGTGGCCGCCGTTCCGACGGGGCGGCGCGTTTACCTCATCGCTGTCTTCGGCCTCAGTGCCGCGGTGGCCCTGGCAGCCCTGCTGGTGGTCGGCTTCCGGGTGTTCGAGTTCTTCCTGGACACGGTCACCGGCGGCAGCCTCGTCGACCGGGTCCGCGCCCCG from Arthrobacter sp. PAMC25564 encodes:
- a CDS encoding dihydrofolate reductase family protein; its protein translation is MTTRGRATKTADSDPASPATMIEFAGIWRDMPKIVYSRTLESAGWNTTVARGVLVEELMWLKEQPGGDLCLGGADLAAEFRRLGLVDEYRVYVHPVLIGRGKPLFQEAEFQPLDAMENLSLEETRAVGNGVVLRCAREDGQGTS
- a CDS encoding HipA domain-containing protein, which translates into the protein MPADLQELKFVRAADVYKNGILAGHLMRTGYGGVRFAYLARYLAGGLPPVAVSLPLSEAAVETPAGALPAFFAGLLPEGHRLTVLKNATKTSFDDELTLLLAVGADVPGDVQVVPAGEPPVEPPTLADTSRPEELDFSALANTVDLHGLPGVQRKTSASMLTTPLALRGHRYLLKLDPPEHPHLVENEAAHLRGAKALKIPVAKGSVITDRNGLRGLLVERFDRVKGPAGPWVRLPLEDGTQVLGLPPASKYAVSSEEVATALAGRCTAPVVASRNLYLQFLFAWLTGNGDLHAKNVAILGSGRGFTMAPVFDVPCTLLYGDETLALPVSGKTRNLRARHWTEFAGALGLPARAAASANSTALAAAAAIRLEELPFAGSPLRGAQRELGFRRRELAS
- a CDS encoding VTT domain-containing protein: MHGIYASGLGPVLSAAAGTPSLLDPASLLEGLGPAALGVISLMVFIESGVLFPFLPGDSLLFTAGLLHQQLQLTLPVLIGVVTAAAVAGDQVGYMIGRTYGRRWFKDDARILKTAHLTTTEDFFRRHGGAAVVLARFVPMVRTFAPLSAGIARYGYKSFTLWNITGALAWGSSVTLLGTWLGHYEVIAKNIDVIAVVMVLVSVLPWGVQLLKRRRQNRGPAAGPAADRGDDTAGGLPAEGMARENN
- a CDS encoding cation:proton antiporter, which codes for MTFLSLALIAVVALAGPLLALPVRWRLPVVLGELLAGIVIGRTGLSLVDAGDPTFSLLANIGFALMMFVAGTHVPVRDPQIRSALGKGFGQAAAAGFAAAVVGTGMGLAFGTGHAPLYVVLLASSSAAMVLPIVDSLRLGGPKVVAMTAQVAIADVACIVALPLALDPPNAGRAALGALAVGACAIAIFFVLRSLERSGARRRMHRLSENRKFALELRIQLVLLFALAGVANFGHVSVMLAGFSFGLVVAAVGEPRRLARQLFAVSDGFLGPIFLVWLGASLNLRDLAGHPDMIVLGLSLGLGTVLIHSGLRAFGLPLPLGVLSAAQLGVPVAAASIGTQLHVLLPGENAALLLGALITIAASAMAGSRAAKSFAQPVAAGSGKP
- a CDS encoding phosphatase PAP2 family protein — translated: MPGPAPVDRVAVPHDPAGARPAAGPQFRAIPQARHWLLLGILLSAAVLALGLTAKLVPGGSVAELGVDQDLSQHHAALLTAVAMALNVVFGPAAGVVLVAAVALYLWVVRRSLVKAVAFGLVACSGWVASEFFKLIIARQRPNPALLFDPLAPETGSNSFPSGHVSFAVALGFALYFLARGTRWAKVTAVAAAVLALVVAWSRLYIGVHYPTDVAASFLAASAAVVLLAGLWNRFAPRILDRLPAAASVRSTQPSRSPRP
- a CDS encoding DUF1918 domain-containing protein, with amino-acid sequence MKAAPGDRIIIRGHTVESADRHGLILEVRGADGAPPYQVRFDDGHETILIPGGDFVVERSERSEAKEAG
- a CDS encoding DNA alkylation repair protein; translated protein: MSDAGDFIDSSLQREGDWHRAAAARARLGSGLDGRELRFYGASVGAVRGTVRDALRRHTGMAHDDITALSSELWEVPVFERRLAAIVLLQSRLTVLGNLDLTRIEGFVRSARLRGLVDPLAVDVIGPLVEGLDVLGRVRADSVLDRWVREPDAWLRRAALLSPLRALGAGAGDWDGFVRHARAVLADPPGQGPDGPVVREAISRVLAELARTRPELRFASADV
- a CDS encoding HAMP domain-containing sensor histidine kinase; protein product: MNSRPPLAGEPDQDTLRRASLKVALRISAACAVLVLCLLAAATVYLMNKLAHPDLPGSAAAGKAYTYLDSKDLIEAMIIAGVAGIVLAGVVGWLSARSAIRPLGEALALQRRFVQDASHELRTPLAILDARIQLAQRDAVPDSKPGQALGRIREDAATLTGIVNELLLAATGAAPDRSTEPVELADVAGSVTESLQELSSRHDIRLAFSDGGRPLARIDRNSLRRAVLALADNALAHTPSGGSVTISTGVERNHAVISVADTGPGITGVDQARIFDRFVRTPSPDGTRGQRSFGIGLALVREIATAAGGTVEVARTGPQGTTMKLTLPLAGR
- a CDS encoding helix-turn-helix domain-containing protein, producing the protein MRDVASIAAGIRSARKDAGITQEDLAHLAGTSVRTVRAIETATGNPSLQAVVAVSNVLGLQLMVR
- a CDS encoding response regulator transcription factor, which translates into the protein MTTADGRPSLLLVEDDVVLGPLIAELLEPDYLIRLATNGQDGLHLALTQVWDVMVVDRGLPLMDGIALINALRSKGVSTPILILTALGATDEKVRGLDAGANDYMSKPFDADELAARLRALTRSYTPAAAPVSIGDWELDPASRSVRSVYGPLVSLTAKEAELLGALAAEPGRVFTREELLNKHFQAADQPGVIDTYVHHLRRKISKAVVRTVHGVGYQIGDAHE